In Amycolatopsis jiangsuensis, the following proteins share a genomic window:
- a CDS encoding 2-hydroxyacyl-CoA dehydratase family protein — MSLAALTAPAPPPARPVAGYVGADVPVELLTAAGLHPVRLAGSPREDAAEGRRYLGGGLDPVACSVLTRLLNGGYGPLDVLVVSRDCEASLRLFYVLRELRRVEPSIALPPVHLVDVLHLPYRTTTKYVLAKVRQFRGWLAGQGHPVTDAALGEAVSTHDRIRGLLRGLGEFRARRVLSGTEMLGVVSAVNTRPAAEVVPLLGNLRHELSGRSALPGRPVYLTGSSHDSPEVYEAVEAEGLLIVGEDHDRGDLLALGDVGAPTEQALAERYQFAGPAAARASIAARAAHTASAVREREAELLISYVRRFDDAPPWDFPAQRRAAGVSAVLVDRQSYGKIELDRLPLAVAR; from the coding sequence ATGTCACTGGCCGCACTGACGGCCCCCGCCCCGCCGCCGGCTCGTCCGGTGGCCGGCTACGTCGGCGCCGACGTGCCCGTCGAACTGCTCACCGCGGCCGGCCTGCATCCCGTCCGGCTGGCCGGATCGCCACGCGAGGACGCCGCCGAAGGCCGTCGTTACCTCGGCGGCGGGCTGGACCCGGTCGCGTGCTCGGTGCTCACCCGGCTGCTGAACGGCGGATACGGACCGCTCGACGTGCTCGTCGTGTCGCGTGACTGCGAAGCTTCGCTGCGGTTGTTCTACGTACTGCGGGAACTGCGGCGGGTCGAGCCGTCCATCGCGCTGCCGCCGGTGCATCTCGTCGACGTGTTGCACCTGCCCTACCGCACCACGACGAAGTACGTGCTGGCGAAGGTACGGCAGTTCCGCGGGTGGCTGGCCGGGCAGGGACATCCGGTGACGGATGCGGCGCTGGGCGAGGCGGTGTCCACGCACGACCGGATCCGCGGTCTCCTGCGGGGACTCGGCGAATTCCGGGCACGCCGGGTGCTGAGCGGAACCGAGATGCTCGGTGTGGTGTCGGCCGTGAACACCCGACCGGCCGCGGAAGTGGTGCCGTTGCTGGGAAACCTGCGCCATGAGCTGTCGGGCCGGTCTGCGCTGCCCGGCCGGCCCGTCTACCTGACCGGCAGCAGCCACGACAGTCCCGAGGTCTACGAGGCGGTGGAGGCCGAGGGACTGCTCATCGTCGGGGAAGACCACGACCGGGGCGATCTGCTGGCCCTGGGCGACGTCGGTGCGCCGACAGAGCAAGCGCTGGCCGAGCGGTACCAGTTCGCCGGGCCCGCGGCGGCGCGGGCGTCGATTGCCGCGCGGGCAGCGCATACTGCGTCCGCCGTGCGGGAGCGGGAAGCCGAGCTGCTGATCTCCTACGTGCGCCGCTTCGACGACGCGCCGCCGTGGGATTTCCCCGCCCAACGCCGGGCCGCCGGAGTATCCGCGGTGCTCGTGGACCGGCAGTCCTACGGGAAGATCGAGCTGGACCGCCTGCCCTTGGCGGTGGCGCGATGA
- a CDS encoding 2-hydroxyacyl-CoA dehydratase family protein encodes MTARLPSAAAATAYQRQWFADLHRAVADGAPLALVNADAPQEIFRAMGIPYVVNQWWASIVTAKRRAQDHLARLRDRGYPDYTEQYSSLSLGSAFDSEPATAPWGGLPKPSIVLAETTGDASRKIFDVWGEQEDVTFYPLESAAADRVPERWWELMPHRWEEAVGTDRIDLLTGELEGLVRFLEQTTGRRFSGQRFAEVMALVNEQEEWNRRTRDLVAAARPCPVAVTDSIPAVMIPQWHRGTEWARDAARRLHDEVAERVAEGAAVCPGERSRLMWVGRGLWFDLDFYRRFQERHGAVFVWSMYLAIAADGYLRYGGDPMRALAARFAAFSDQLYTPPWSAEWYVKEARAHGVDGVVHLVSDDARGSWATTRALRAAGVPVLELHADNVDARRSDPEHLDRAVGEWLAAEVA; translated from the coding sequence ATGACCGCCAGGCTGCCCAGCGCGGCCGCCGCGACGGCATACCAACGGCAGTGGTTCGCCGACCTGCACCGTGCAGTCGCCGACGGCGCACCGCTGGCGCTGGTGAACGCCGACGCTCCGCAGGAGATCTTCCGCGCCATGGGGATTCCGTACGTGGTGAACCAATGGTGGGCGTCGATCGTCACGGCGAAGCGGCGGGCGCAGGACCACCTCGCGCGGCTGCGGGACCGCGGCTATCCCGACTACACCGAGCAGTACAGCTCGCTCTCGCTCGGCAGCGCGTTCGACTCGGAGCCCGCGACCGCGCCGTGGGGCGGGCTGCCGAAGCCGTCGATCGTGCTCGCCGAAACCACCGGGGACGCCTCGCGGAAGATCTTCGACGTCTGGGGCGAGCAGGAAGACGTGACGTTCTACCCGTTGGAGAGCGCCGCGGCCGATCGCGTCCCCGAACGGTGGTGGGAGCTGATGCCGCACCGCTGGGAGGAGGCCGTGGGCACCGACCGGATCGACCTGCTCACCGGGGAACTCGAGGGGCTGGTCCGGTTCCTGGAGCAGACCACCGGCCGCCGGTTCTCCGGGCAGCGCTTCGCCGAAGTGATGGCGCTGGTCAACGAGCAGGAGGAGTGGAACCGCCGCACGCGGGACCTGGTCGCCGCGGCCCGGCCCTGCCCCGTGGCCGTCACCGACAGCATCCCGGCGGTGATGATCCCGCAGTGGCATCGCGGTACGGAGTGGGCACGCGACGCCGCGCGCCGGTTGCACGACGAGGTCGCCGAGCGTGTCGCCGAAGGCGCCGCAGTGTGCCCGGGGGAACGTTCGCGGCTCATGTGGGTCGGCCGCGGACTGTGGTTCGACCTGGACTTCTACCGTCGTTTCCAGGAGCGCCACGGTGCGGTTTTCGTGTGGTCGATGTACCTCGCGATCGCCGCGGACGGTTACCTCCGCTACGGCGGCGACCCGATGCGTGCGCTGGCCGCGAGGTTCGCCGCATTCTCCGACCAGCTCTACACGCCGCCGTGGTCGGCGGAATGGTACGTGAAGGAGGCACGGGCGCACGGTGTGGACGGTGTCGTGCACCTCGTCTCCGATGACGCACGCGGCAGCTGGGCCACCACCCGCGCGCTGCGCGCCGCCGGCGTCCCGGTGCTGGAGCTGCACGCGGACAACGTCGACGCCCGCCGTTCCGATCCCGAGCACCTCGACCGCGCTGTCGGCGAATGGCTCGCCGCTGAAGTCGCCTGA